The window AGGTGGCCTGGGCGGATTCGCGGCCGGTGTCCTGAGGTGCGTGGGCGATTCGGGCCGTCTGTCCGAAGTGCCCGACCGGCTAAGCGGAATGCGCTCCTCTGATTGTCAGTGGCTCATGGGAAGGTGGAGACCACTGGGGGAAAGCACCACCAAGAAGGGGGACCGCCCATGGGCTGGCACCGTGAGCTGCTGATCGGATTCGACCTGGAGACGACCGGGACGGATCCGTGCGAGGCGCGCATCGTCACAGGGGCCGTGATAGAGGTCAGGGGCGGACAGCCGCTGGGACGCCGGGAGTGGCTGGCGGACCCCGGCGTGGAGATCCCGGCGGACGCGGTGGCGGTGCACGGGATCAGCAATGAACGCGCGGCCACCGAGGGCCGCCCCGCCGACCAGGTGGCGGACGCCATCGCGGACGTCCTGGCGGGCTACTGGAAGACGGGCGTCCCGGTCGTCGCCTACAACGCCGCATTCGACCTGAGCCTGCTCTCCGCCGAACTGCGGCGGTACGGCCTGCCGTCGCTGCGCGACCGACTGGGCGGTGTGGAACCCGCCCCCGTCGTCGACCCGTACACCATCGACCGCTGGGTCGACCGCTACCGCCGCGGCAAGCGCAATCTGGAGGCGGTCTGCGCGGAGTACGGCGTCCCGCTCGACTCCGCCCACGACGCCTCGGCCGATGCCCTCGCCGCGGCCCGGCTCGCCTGCGCGATAGCCGACCGCCACCCCAAGATCGCCTCCCTCGGCCCGGCGGAACTGCACCTCCGCCAGATCGCGTGGTACGCCGAATGGGCGGCGGACTTCCAGAACTTCCTGCGCCGCAAGGGCGATCCGGAGGCGGTCGTGGACGGCGTCTGGCCGCTGCGGGAGCCGGCGGACGAGACGGTCTGAAGTCCCGGGGCTCTATGCGGGAGGACCGGCGATGCGTTCCACGCGTGGGTTCGCCACCCGAGCGTAATCGGCACCCGACATCAGCAGCGACCGGTCCAGTCGTGCCGCGTTGAAGTAGAGCTTCGGCTGCGCCACCACCTCGGGATCGGCGACGACTTCGAGCTCGGGGTCGAAGCTGAAGGGCAGGACCGTGCCGGGGACCGAGCGGGCCAGGCGCTCTGCGGTCTGAGCGTCGCTGAAGCCGACATAGCGCGCCGCGTACAGCTCCCGGACCGCGTCCAGGTCCACCCGGCGGTCGCCGGGGACGACCGCGAGGACATGCCGCGTGGTGCGGCGGTCGACCTTGACCCGGAGCACGATGCACTTCGCGGCCTGGGAGGCGGGGTGACCGCGCAGTACGCAGACGGCTTCGGTGGCGCCCTCGGGTTCGTGGTCGAGGAGTTGGTAGGGGACGGAGGAGGTGTCGAGCAGAGCGATCAGGTGCTCGTAGGTGTCGTGGTCGGGCATGCGAGGTCCTTTTCGGTGCGGGAGGGCAGCGGCGGCGGGAGCGGGAGCGGGAGCGCCGCACGGTGGGCGCGTTCCACGGTCTGGCCCCAGTAGGTGCCGGTGAGCATCAACGCGGCGCCGAGGCCGGTCAGTGCGGTCAGATGCTCGCCGCCGAGCGCGATACCCACCGCCACCGCCCACAGCGGCTCGGTGCCCAGCAACAGGCTCGCCCGGCTCGCGGACGTCCGCTGCACGGCCCAGGTCTGCGCCAGGAAGGCGAACACGCTGCAGAACAGGGCCAGATACACCAGCTGCGTCCAGGTCGCCGAGTCGGCGCGGGCCAGGGTCGGCAGCCCGGAGCCCGCGAGGGCGGGCAGGAACAGGGCCGTACCGACGAGGGTCTGCACCGTCGTCAGCTGCAGTGGACGGATCGCCCGGCCGACGGTGAGCCGTCCGACCAGGACGACATGTCCGGCCCGTATCAGCGCCGCGCCCAGCATCAGCAGGTCGCCGAGGCGGGGCGCGTGGAAGCCGTTGCCGGACATCAGCAGGGCCACGGCGAGGACGCATACGCCGGTGGCGGCGCAGAAGGCGGGCGGCAGTCCGCCGGAGCGCCCCGCGCGGTCGAGGAGGGGGGTGAGCACGATGGTCAGGCTGATGATGAGCCCGGCGTTGGCGGCGGTGGTGTGGGCGACGCCGTATGTCTCCACGACGAGCACCGCCGCCTGCGTCAGGCCCAGCGGCACCCCGGCGCGCAGCTCGTCCCGGGTCCAGCGGCGGGAGCCCCGTCGGGAGAGGACGAGACCGAGACAGGCGAACGCGGAGAGGAAGTAGCGGGCGAACAGCACCAGCAGGACGGGCAGGGCGGCGGTGGCCGTCTGGGCGGAGAGATAGCTGGATCCCCAGACGATCGCGACAAGGAGAAGTACCGCATCGGTACGGCGGACGTCGGACACATGCCTACGGTGCACCGGAACATCCCTGAAGCCCAGTATCAGTTTCTTAAACGATCTTTTAGCGCTCCTACACTGAGAGGATGGACGAACGGCAGCTGCGGA of the Streptomyces sp. NBC_00287 genome contains:
- a CDS encoding 3'-5' exonuclease, which produces MGWHRELLIGFDLETTGTDPCEARIVTGAVIEVRGGQPLGRREWLADPGVEIPADAVAVHGISNERAATEGRPADQVADAIADVLAGYWKTGVPVVAYNAAFDLSLLSAELRRYGLPSLRDRLGGVEPAPVVDPYTIDRWVDRYRRGKRNLEAVCAEYGVPLDSAHDASADALAAARLACAIADRHPKIASLGPAELHLRQIAWYAEWAADFQNFLRRKGDPEAVVDGVWPLREPADETV
- a CDS encoding YbaK/EbsC family protein produces the protein MPDHDTYEHLIALLDTSSVPYQLLDHEPEGATEAVCVLRGHPASQAAKCIVLRVKVDRRTTRHVLAVVPGDRRVDLDAVRELYAARYVGFSDAQTAERLARSVPGTVLPFSFDPELEVVADPEVVAQPKLYFNAARLDRSLLMSGADYARVANPRVERIAGPPA
- a CDS encoding DMT family transporter — encoded protein: MSDVRRTDAVLLLVAIVWGSSYLSAQTATAALPVLLVLFARYFLSAFACLGLVLSRRGSRRWTRDELRAGVPLGLTQAAVLVVETYGVAHTTAANAGLIISLTIVLTPLLDRAGRSGGLPPAFCAATGVCVLAVALLMSGNGFHAPRLGDLLMLGAALIRAGHVVLVGRLTVGRAIRPLQLTTVQTLVGTALFLPALAGSGLPTLARADSATWTQLVYLALFCSVFAFLAQTWAVQRTSASRASLLLGTEPLWAVAVGIALGGEHLTALTGLGAALMLTGTYWGQTVERAHRAALPLPLPPPLPSRTEKDLACPTTTPTST